ACAGCTTCAGTTGAAGAAATCAAGATTGAATTCCAACAATACAATAGGGAAGTCTTCTAAAGTTTCAGTATGTTTGAAACACAAgtgattcttttttcttttttttccattagATAAACAGACAAGTTAGATTGGACAAAATGTGCAAATTAATGCTCTCCCACACATTTCTTAATTAAATAATGAGAACTAGCCAATTCATCTTTTgccaatcattttttttttaatcagcgTAATATCTTTCCCTCAATTATTCTATTCCTGACTATGGGtaatcatgaatttttttttcgaaatattGGATATTTTGATAGCAAAGGAGTTCTTTAGTCTCAAAATCTGAATAATATTCATTATTATACTTAGGATCATTTTTAAGTGAAGACCCAAGCTTGTTTTCTTaatcaaaatcaaatctttttccaaaataaataaatttgaacAATCAAATACCCAACTGAGCCAGTGGTGGCTGGTTTCCTTTCAGTATGCTTTGGTGACACCACACagattattttcttgaaaaccatGTTCTTCTTGGTAGTTTGAATGGAAAATGAAGGCTGTGATGAGAAAGCTGATAAACCCACATCTTTCTGCACCACAAATaacaaaaaacaagaaaatgggTCACTCAGAATTCAAGAAAGATCAAATTTTTAAGACTAATGTAGGCATCAAGTTTATAATTTCTTGTGTAGACACAAATTAAACCTTGTTGATGAAAGGTGTGGAGCTTGAGGTTATAGCTGAAGAAGCCATTGTTGAAAGAAATTAAGTTTAGTTTTTAGGAGGCAGTGATTAAAGCTGTCTATTAAAGAAAATTGGAGCTATTTTGAAGGTTGTGAAATGGCGGCTATGGTGATTAAGTGTACCCAACCCCTGGATCGGTCCCACGTTTACTTGGAATAAAAATTTAGGATAACTAATTATTAGTTATCCCGgaattatagtattttttatcCCATATTAAGGGTGGAATAATAATTTCGGGATAACTAATCTCAAAATTAGTTATTCCGGAATAACTTGTTTTCTAACCAAGCGAGCCCTTAGTATTTGTATTAGGTAGCAGTCGTGTAGATTCGTTTCTTCAATGTGTACAACTTTCTGTTACCTCATTACTTTTTATCATGCTTTTTTTGTTGTCATAATTCCCTTGAtaccatgtttttttttttatcttgatACACTATTTATTGTGATGTCTTTTTTATTTGAGTGAGGATATATCGGAAATAGTCTCTCAAATTTATAAAGATAGAGATAAAATCTGCATCCTTTCCAGACTTCACTTGTAGGACCACACTGAtatgttgttgtggttggtAGGTTTAAAGGAGTTCCCCATATATATTCTTGAACACCTTTGGTGCTCTAAATTAGTCAAAAGTCAATATCTTTGATTTTcgtcaaatatttttttaaaacattcttCAGTTAGATTTAAACATGTAAATGTctagtttttttcaaaaaaaaaaaaattgctaaaatGATCCTCAAAGTATGCGATCTCTTTCATCTTGTTTCTAAAATTTATTTCGTGTTTAAATAGCCGTTTTAGTTTCGATATTGATTTCAATTCAAATACCTTGTATTGTTCACATCTTTATTTTTAACTATCACGAGTTAAATTCCTTCCTTTGTTCCCGAGCTCTAACCTTGCTGTTAATTAATACTAGCATATGTTTCATAACACAACGttaatataaaaagaataaataaatgaaaacacGTACTTTGGGTGTACAGTACTACCTATGTCGTGTGTCTTCTTCTAATTATAATGAAAGAAGCAATTAGGCTTTAATATTCAATAAGCAGCAAGATTTGGTATGGTATATTCTTGGCCTTCCACCCTTGACCCTACTTACTTTTCATAACAATTGTATGGTTTTTATGgccataaataaaatttggtaGCACTATATATCTGTAGACTGTAGGTTAAAATTTGAGAACCTTTTCTCATAGTATATGTTATTAAATCACAATTAATATGGTTTTCTTTTTACCCCTCCCCCGGGCTTCCCTTTTTGCTCTCTTGGTGACTCGAGCCCACAACTTTTGAGTTGGAAGTGGAGGGTGCTTACCATCTGAGCGACCCTCTCTTGTCCACAATTAACATGGGTGATCTTGAAGCATACATTTTGTTAGGTTTTAGATAAATTGTCATTATTATGTCTATCATTCTACTTGTCCAAATGCAAATAATCGGCTAATGATATCCCTTTCCAGGTATATGTCGTTAAACTTCCTAAATTGTATGTGAATGGTAACTATAATCATCTGGATTGTCACGTATAAAGTTTTGGGTAATTTCGTGGATGATcactcaaaaaaaattaatgcaccaaattcattaaataattttttgtaatAAAAATATCTCTTTGCATAGGTATCGTGAAAGTCACTAAACTATCGTTAGTATcgaaagtcacttaactatctTCAGTCTCaaaaagtcattcaactttaCCTAATTTAAATGACTATTTGTGACTTTGATGCATAATTAGATGATAGCTAGTTCCTAAATTCACGTTAAAACTTTTGGATCaccaataaacaaaaaaaatagagtaGAAGTTTTTGTGATGCCTACTTGTGTTTTCCGGGATCGAGTGTagcattttttttatgttcttaagtctattttctttgatttatcGGCGTAGTCGAGTTATGCTTCGgttacaaaaattaattttataatttattttacaaTAAATTGAAATTGGATGATCATTGGTAAAATTCTGAAAATTTATAAGACTGGATCatttgttattactattagTTAACTTTTCGTaacccttcttcttttctttttggcattttcattttttatgtttcATCTACGGGCTAAAATATCAAACTCGTATATTATTCGGGTTAAAAATATTGAAAGTCGGATATATTGGACTACCACGTTGggttaaaaagtgaaaaaaatgtgaataaaCTAGCCTTTTGCATGGTTAAAAGTTAGCCCTTTGCAAGATTAAAAATGAGACATTTGTAGAGTTAAAATTGAGTCCTTTGCAGGATTAAAAttgattgaaagttttttttttttttcctcaacaAAACTCATAGATCCATGAAGATCTAAGAAAGCTCTGATACCTTtgttatgaaattaaaaaaagcaGGGaaggaaattgaagagagaatGAACAAAACTCATTGCACTGATTTCTTACATTGAAATTAAAAGATTACATCATACATCATTATTTATAGAGATTTAaatggaacaagaaaaacaaaattactTTCTTTATATTTACTAAACTAAAAGGAAACTAAATATCATGCAATTAATGTGAGAAAATTTGGCTGAGAGACCCATTGAAGTCTTCAATTCACAAAATGGCCTTCTATTATTTATCcattttaaaatatatcaaaataaataagagaagaCACTTAATGAATGTTTGggctataattaaaatattagaCAAGCTAGAgacctatttataaataaattaaacatataaaccTAATATTTCCTCCAACAATTCAAATCTGCTATCCCTCTCCCCATTGCAACggcacattaaaaaaaaattgatatgtCCATTGAAGGCaattctctctttctcctccCTTCTTGCTAAAGATAGATTACTTATCCAATTTACTCATCTTTAGAACTTTCTTTTTGAgtattcttcttgaatttttatATTGTAAATTTTCTACTCTCCCTTAACTCTAGCATCAATcttattttctaaagaaaaaCATTGTAGTAATAGATATGCAATTAAAGTTTATATGGAGTTATAGTTAAGTAATTGCTTTTTCTTTGTGGGTGTTGTTTCTTGATCATAACTTTTACTTGTTCTTTGAAGAATTCATGGTGTAAGTAGATCCTAAAAATGTTTGCCGCGAGCTCGAGGAGAATCAGGTGCACCTTCATTTTTTAGCTTTTCAACTTAAATTTCTCATATCAGTGAGAAAGGAATCACAGCTTTTATAAATTAAGTGACAAGTAATAAATCGGTCCAACCAAGTAAAAATCCGTCACAATTTATGTGACCGATTATTAATTGGTCTACTCAATCAACCATCGATCtgttttataaaatcattcaaaaggctaaaatattttgtttaacaAATCAGGCGATTGATAGTAAATTAACCTGAACAATATATAAATCAGTCTgattttctaaatatataatagACCGACTAATAGTTGGTCGGATCGATTTATAATCAGTCCTTTAAAATATTGACACCAATctttagttttccttatttgTCTAATTGATATTACATTTGTTACAATATCTTCAGGAACATGATATATCTAGCGAGGGGGATGAGTCTTCTAAAACCGTTAGTGATGGGGATGAGGCTTCTAAAACAGTTAGTGATGGGGATGAGTCTTCTGAGACATCTAGTAACGGGGATGAATCTGCTGAGGAGAATGATACATTATTGATACCAGAACGTGAAACCTCAATAGACCTCTCCCAATATAGTTTGCGTAAGGAATTGGAGGACGAGGATCACTTTGATGGACTTGTGAGCATTTTATCAAGGTGGGATGTTGTtaaaaatatacaatattaCTTGGAGAAGGAAAAAGTGTACAACCAATTTATGAATAGTTGTTTTGGCTGCTTATTAAAAGTGAACCTAGAGAATTGGAACAAAAAATTTTGTGGCCAAATCGTACACTATCTTCTACAACGACGTGTTGTAAGCTTAAAGAAAAAGGAGGTTTGGTTCATAATTGATGGTAAGCCAATTCGATTTGGTATGAAGGAGTTTGCTATGATTACCGGACTGAATTGTGGAAAAATTCCCCTTTGGTAAGgctttatatgatgaagggaagGCAAAAGATTTTTTAGATCTAGTGTTGAACAAAAAGAGTAGTCTAACGGGAAATGATTTAAAGGAAATATTAAAGAGTGACAGATTTGATGCGCAAACAAAGTTGAAGATCGCTATGGTGTGGTTTGTTGAGTCTTTTTTATGGGCTGGTGATCAAAAGCGAACTGTTGATAtaaagaatatgaaaatggtGACAAACTTGGATTACTTTAATGCATATCCTTGGGGTAGGCGTTCTTTTGAGATGACAGTTGAGTTCCTCGTAAATGTTAACTTAAAGAAAAAGTCTGCAGaatggaaggaaaataattcCACATCTAAAGGTTATAGCTTGCAAGGATTCCCTTGGGCTTTTATGGTaagtttaaataattttatggTGAGATAGATATTGAATTGGTCATGACAGATTATGTATCGATCTGAAATTTAATTGGTCATGACAGGTTATGTATCGATCTGAAATTTATatactaatattatttaatactttttttgttttcaatataGGTGTGGGCTTTCGAAGCAATTCCTATACTAGGAGAGGCTTTTGGACAGCCATTGATAGAATCTCCCTTGCCACTTCCAAGATTGCTCCGATGGTACGATAAAAAGAAGACACCCCCAGATTATAAAACAGTGTTATTAACAATGCAAAATAAAGAGGTGAATACTTAAGTTTGTTTGGTGCAATATTTCATTTTAGAAGTTTTTATTATTGTAGTTTTATTTaacaattattttcttataggTTGTGGTGCATCCTACTTTGGTTCCTACTAATGTTGAgtcaaaaaaatcatatttgatTAATTGGGAGGATTTGAAAGATGAGGTGGATGAGAATATAGATCGGTTGACAAAAGTAGTTAGTGGTGTGACACGATTAGTTAACTCTTCTCTCGAAAGGCATGAGATTCCGGTAGCTATGGATCACGACGGACATGAAACTGATATTAGAAGACAACCATCAAAGGGAGTTActgaaaatattaatttgagtGATTCACCAGACAAACTTTCTCAACTTATTGAATTATGTGCAAATATGTTTAATGAGATGAAGGATATGAACAAGAAGTTGAATGAAAGAATGGATGGTCTCGATGCTAAAGTAGACCACTTGAGTGGTATAGTGGGTGGTTTGCATGTCCAGGTAGAaaaattaagcaaaaaaaaGTATGATGATGAAAATTTTCAGGTGGGTGATGAACAACCAGATATGTTGGAAAAGAAGGTAATTGGTGAGCTTGAAGAGGAAGGAAGCAACATGGTTGACAAAGATGAAGCTACCAAATTTGCGGGAGTATGTACTACAAGGGCGAAACGAACAAGGAAAACTAACCCAAAATATGATTGAAAGAAtatcaaacaaaagaaaatcgTGGGAGGCTTCGAAATTTGTCTTGGATTGTATTTAATAtgatttataaaacttaaaaaggAGAAAGATAGTAGATTTTCTatcatcatttatttcattagtGATATATTTGTTTTCGTTACTTGTACGTCCAAGTTGCGCTTTAGTTTGTAATATTgttcctttctttttcaaaaaaaagagaatgtaACATCAAATTTTCTCTCGTATAAATGCgataaattatgtatttaactttaaaaagttAGTATCGATATTTATATTATTCCTTTTGTTTTTGATGAAATTTCGTattgacttattttaatttcagtaaaactaatgaaaaatcaaaataattttgcaGTGTAGATTTTCTatcatcatttatttcatttatagTCATTGACAAATTTATGAACTGTCCGACAGATACATGATCTGTCTGTTAGATGTGATATCGGATATTTGTTTTCTTACTTGTACGTCCAAGTTGCGCTTTAGTTTGTAATATTgttcctttctttttcacaaaaaaagagAATGTAACATCAAATTTTCTCTCGTATAAATGCTGATAAATTGAGCATCTGTCCGACAGATACATGATCTGTCTGTTACAGCAGATGCTTTGGTCCGCCAGATATGGTATCGATCGCTCTTTATCGTCTTATTCCTTATTAGTTTTATGATGATATTTCGTATTGACTTGAGAGTTGATGAATAAGGAGTAAAACtaatgaaaaattcaaaaaatagtGAGTATGATCGTTCGAGTTGAAACAATAAGAGGATTTACAAGAAGACTGACTATTTGTTTTTGTGAAGGCACCATCTTGTGCATATAGAGTTCGGATATTTGTTTTCTTACTTGTACGTCCAAGTTGCGCTTTAGTTTGTAATATTgttcctttctttttcaaaaaaaaaaaagagaatgtaACATCAAATTTTCTCTCATATAAATGCTGATAAATTGAGTATCTGTCAGACAGATGCGTGATCTGTTACGTAAGATGCTTTGGTCCGCCAGATGTGGTATCGATCGCTCTTTATCGTCTTATTCCTTATTAGTTTTATGTTGATATTTCGTATTGACTTGAGAGTTGATGAATAAGGAGTAAAACtaatgaaaaattcaaaaaatacttAGCATGATCGTTCGAGTTGAAACAATAAGAGGATTTACAAGAAATCGACTATTTGTTTTTGTGAAGGCACCATCTTGTGCATATAGAGTTTGATATTTGTTTTCTTACTTGTACGTCCAAGTTGCGCTTTAGTTTGTAatattgttcctttttttttcaaaaaaaaaaaagagaatgtaACATCAAATTTTCTCTGTATAAATCTTTGATAAATTGAGTATCCGTCGAACGGATGCATGATCCGCCTATTAGCAAAATGCTTTGTCCGCCGATATGGTATGCTTTATCGTCTTATTCCTTATTAGTTTTATGATGATATTTCGTATTGACTTGAGAGTCAATGAATCTAAAACTTATCGATACTTCTTATTCTCGATAATCGCCGACAAATAGTTTTATCGATATGTCTTCGTTTTGCAGAGAAAACATAAGGAATAAGAGAATTTAACACTTTTAACTTAAAACATAAGAAAATTTAACACACTACATATTTGAGGTCAAGTACGTTTATCGGGACAAGTTCTTTTTATGTTGGGATCCTTTTCTTATGTTTCCGGCCTTTCACACGCTTCACAATGGGTggattaattatattttctatGGCCTATTCCCGTTGCTCTTATGGAGGAACGGGGTTTATAATCTCTGAATAAGCCAACCGATGGAATTCTGCTGAATAATATGGTGAACATAGATTGTAAACTCTCTCACCATAGTCTGGTAATCGCTGAGCTCTGAGTGCTGCCAATGCATGGGCACAAGGCAATTGCTGAAGATCCCACACCCTACAAGAGCATGTTTTGTCGTTGATGTTAACTCTTGCATCCTGACCATACCCTTGAACAATAAACTCATTCACGTGAAGTTGTTGTACAGATAATTTGTCTATTATTTCACGTCTAGTTTCTCGCACTAAAGTATTTGTCGTTAGAGCTAAATAGTTACTCGTGCACAACGTTGGACCACGACGCTCATGGAACCATCGACACAACATCCTTTGAATTGCATTAAATAAAGTAATGATGGGATATTCTCTTTCAATTACAAGTCTGGCATTCACAGACTCTGCAATATTGGATGTCATGACATCATACCTTCTTCTTGGAAAATGAACTCTACTCCACCGTTCGAAACCAACATCATTCTTGAGGtattcaacaacattaccatAACCTTTGCGTCGAATTTCTTCTAAATACTCATTGAACTCTTCGACTCGATACGCATTTGATGCGTCATAGTATAGACCAAGGATTGAAGAACCAACATGGTAGTTTGTACGAATATTTTCCCCAAGGTGCCTGGTACATACTCCATGATGAGCTTGATCGTAAACTGTAGCAATTGCTTTCTTTATGCTCGCATTTCTGTCTGATATGATGGATAACTCATTTGTATTTGGCACTACATTGAGTAATTGACGAAAAAACCAAGTCCAAGAAAGATCATTCTCTGAGTTAACCACAGCCTAAACTATAGGACATATTTGGTTTTCACTATTTTGTCCACTTGCAATTAGCATTACACCACCAAATTGGCCCGTTAAAAAAGTCTCATCCACGGCGAGGACATTTCTTATGTTCTTAAATCCTCTTATGCATGGCCCATaggcaacaaaaaaatataaaagtttgTCATCTTGAACCTCCAAAGCCGTAAAGCTATCTTCATTTGCTTTTTCAATCTCGTACCGATAATCTGCGCGTATGTGTTCCGGTGTtccccatatcatattttgtGCAAGTTGCTTGGCGTATCCAAAGTGTCCGTGTAACTAACATCACATACTCTATACTCACAATGTTCATTAGTATAGGACATTTTCCTTCTCTAAACCTCTCTTTGATAAATTCTCCAATGTACCGAGTCCCTTATGGAGGAACGTGCCTATGTCTACGATTTTATTAGATCTCGATCAAGTGATTAAGCTAAAATTGGTGATACGAAAGGCATTTGAGCTAATATACTTAACATCACATCCCAACTCTACATTTGGTTTTCAACATATGCAACACAATTTGTTATTTGTAGCAAATTATTTGGTTTGACAACATATGGACATTTCACTccatcttttttaatttatatcctttaaaccgataattatattcataaaatattataattatttatatgtataatattaacttttcataaataattaaagatattttataccttttaattattaatttaaatataCTTATTTTTATGCTTTAGCTTCCATAAATTTCTCGACTTGGAAAGGGAGAACATCTTGACTCTAATAAGTTTCCATAAATTTCTCCATGTAAAAAGTatcctactatctcttttcaataaaaagtatttatatAGATTCAAGTGCAAACGTTTCATTCTCAAAGTGATTTCAAAAAAGGCTTTccaaagaaatttgaagaatggaAAGAGAATATTTGGCATAGtcataaattcaaataaatttggACAACCAAAGCTAATATACTTAACAACACGAACCCTCCATAGTTTCCATGAATTTATCAaaggtttggttatggttttaaccaataaTGGATCAAACCTTTTTTCAACACTAACACTTACCAATGATCTTGTGATTAGGCTCACGGGGGCTATTTGGTGATACTTTTTgtaattatatgttaaatttaattaaaatcgACTCTcgtaattctttaacaaatgaatgatacTTAATAGTTTTTTACAAGAAATAAGAAACCCTTAACTCAAAGTatacatattttcatatttgttaCTACGACTTCTTTGTTCGAAATCTATATCCTTTATGAAAACCCGAGCCATCGTAAAAATATAGCTATGATGTGTTCCAATCGTCATGTATCCAAAATTGTTCATATTTTAACATCGTCATCTTCATTatgaaagtaattttattttcaacatgAAAGGAGAACATCTTTATTATATGCGATATTAGCTTCCATAAATTTCTCAACTTGGCAGATAAGGAACATCTTCTATTATACGcttattagtttccataaattTCTCCACTTGACAAGGGAGAACATGTTCTATTACACGCTTTGAATTTCATAAAAGTATTTGTCTCTCCTTAATTGAAAATCATCATGTTAGAGTTGCAAACATTTTCATTCTCAaagcttttatttcattgtattgttaaaccttgtaaaattatgttatatataatttcaaTCAAGTGGTGTATAACATTGGTATTTTGCCACCTTCAccatttatatattcaaatataatttggacatctttatcattttttaGTTCAATTTTTTATGTGCTTTGTCCCTCGAAAAAGCACCCGcattagtatatattttatgaaaactAAAGGATCATGTCCGCAACTCAGTTCACCTCTTCTAATGATAGTTTCCATGAATTTATCAAAGGTAACGTCACTTTAAAACATTGCTTCTCACAAGCATTGTTCTAACTGTATCATTTTGAGAATTCCATCTCCACGATTTCTTGTCATCCACCCACTTTCCAAAATAATCAACAAGTAAGACAACTCCTGTCATGATTTTGTACCTACAATAAATAATGTAACGTTATTAGAAACTAGTAAAATGAAACATTATTGCAAAcatggaaataaaaaataaaaaaatcgatAATGAATCTATTGGACTAATTACTATGATCGGTCAACTATTGAATAACATAGAGGACTGATATATAATCGGTCGGATCGATGGTCAATCGGTCCATCGCAGACCAGATTCCATCTGCATAATAActctaaaaatatataaaattcatTTGTGTACCTTCAAACTGAGGTCTTGATACAATGTTTTAACAGAAGCCTAGGCTAATGCTACTCCAAAATAGTCTTTAATCGGATTTAAATTGAgcttgactttttttttaaaactttaacaCCATCTTTCTCCAAATATAGCTTGTCGAAACCAACTTCACCAAAAAAGAGAAGAGCTTTAGGACCTCAATAACACACAGTCACGTGCATAGAGGGTAGATTGAGAGTGGAAGAAGAACaatagaagaaagaagaaaaaagacgTTGAAAGAGATTTTGGAgcgttttcttgtttttgttttttattgttGATTTTGGATCAATTTGTAGTCCTCAAAAGATGGGAACTAATCTGGCATAATAATTAAATTCTAAATCACAAATAAATTAGAGTTTTTTACCTAATTTAAGAAGTGGGTCATTTCACTAAGAAAAAAACTTGGAACCTTTTAATTAGATAGAAGACTTAAATGGGCCATTTTTTTAGCTCAAGCGGGGACTagggagtgtatgccggatccggcatacaatctttaagaaaaagttaaaggaTTATCCGGATCGGCGCCCGTCACCCCTCGAGCCAAAGTACCTCCGTGACTTTTAGTTAACATAACTAAAAATCTGTGCCGGGCACATATACATCTAAACTTTTGCCTTAtaaaggcaaactttttttttggttgaaagtctattttattccatccaaaaaacttgTACAGCCTGAAGTTGGCGGCCTTGTTGTACATGGTAAAATTCCTGCTACTTGcttgtataagtcaaactaggagcaagctgattacattaaaaaaacaacGGCCCAGTTTTTAATCGACTACACTTAGCTAGGGATAGCAATTCGCCAACGTACTCTGCCATTTGAAATTGTTCTGCCTTGGatgtgaatatgttgtgcaATCTCTCTTGAGTCATCGGGGAAGAAGCGAGTATTTTGAAATCGAGGTAGGTTCCTTTCTCTCCCAAACCAATGccactagcataccaaaaaatCACGACCAAGTAATGGAGGCGGTGGCACTTTGATTGTCTAGCAATGTGTGAGATCCGTGTGATTTCATCTTGCATTCTATTCTTCTAGTGTACCCCAGCCATACCAACAATCTGTACCACAATCCTtttgtgatggagcattcaaaataaagatgggaaaatatttcttgGGTCTGCCCACAgaagatgggaaaatatttctGAAGTCTATCAACAGTTGCTAATCTACCTTGTATTGCCAgccaaagtgtgaatttgtatctgggatggacatttggttgtagcataatacttttccatgtaactttggtatatatgcttgaaaaaaaaatacatatatatgcttcaaggcaaagtttgcccataaggcataagtatgccccatTGGCgtaagtttggtaaatccttaacaagtttatgccgatgggggcatacttaatgggcaaacttttatgcggataCCGGCATAAActtatgaaggaattatcaaagttatcttaggaaccggcatacttatgtcaagtacgcccataaggcataagtatgcgggtcggCGTAACTTTAttgctaattccttcacaatCTTGGAGTAGGGCataagcgaaatttaaactttgccttgcgatttttttttaaaattttgttgtgtgggggttcgaactcgaaaaCCTATGggatttagcgaagggcaaaatttaaagatttcaaatatgaagggcaaaatttaaagaccaccccaaaagaagggcaattctgcgaattgcccgagtcccaaaggaaattaaatatgcTAGAATATTGGGAAAAGTATTCAAAATacactcaaactatggccaaaattgccataacacacctcaactttgcgggggtcctatgacccccctggacttattttttgtgtattattttcgcTTTCAACCGGTGACTTGGACTAGCAAGTGTAGCTACTCTCCTTCAGCGCGTAAGAGATGATAAAAACTATATGGACCGTGTATATTTGCCACATGGCCGTCCAAATAACGTTTTAATTCCCAAATCCAATCTTAAATCCCCACAAACGGCTAgatcttcttctcttcttccacATTGAGTTCTTCCCCCAAATTTTTTGGTAAATTTCTTCTCTTCATGTTTCAATTCTTACCCAAGATTGGATTCTTACAATTTCTTTCCCCAATTTACGATTAAAATTCGGGTTAGCTATGGAAGAAACAAGATTGGATTTGAATAAGCTTTGTATGGACAATGAAGATCAATGTTGAATGAGGAGGTGCGATGCGATCATGGTGTGTTGCTCCATTGAAGACTTCTGGTCGACAACAATGATCCGGAAGAAGATATTGGTCTTGCCTACTATGGTTCGAAGAAGTGTAAATTTTTCGATGGAGGGATCTTtccaaagttgatgaaagatcGAAATACATTATTCAAAGTTGGTGaacaaaatgaaggagatgCATGGAGAATTAGCTTGAGAAGAAAATTAAGGAGATGGAAGAAGGATGTGGAAGTTCCGAAATTGCCGAAATGTTGAAAGAGATTGAAATGGAAGAACAATCTGTCTCAagtgatatgaaaatgaaggagatggaagaaCAATCAAGTGTGATTAATGCAGGCGAAATTGAAAATGCAAAAGAGATAAAATCGAAAAAGAGAGGGATCAACAACTTTAGCTCTAATTTG
This portion of the Lycium ferocissimum isolate CSIRO_LF1 chromosome 1, AGI_CSIRO_Lferr_CH_V1, whole genome shotgun sequence genome encodes:
- the LOC132061513 gene encoding uncharacterized protein LOC132061513 produces the protein MVWFVESFLWAGDQKRTVDIKNMKMVTNLDYFNAYPWGRRSFEMTVEFLVNVNLKKKSAEWKENNSTSKGYSLQGFPWAFMVWAFEAIPILGEAFGQPLIESPLPLPRLLRWYDKKKTPPDYKTVLLTMQNKEVVVHPTLVPTNVESKKSYLINWEDLKDEVDENIDRLTKVVSGVTRLVNSSLERHEIPVAMDHDGHETDIRRQPSKGVTENINLSDSPDKLSQLIELCANMFNEMKDMNKKLNERMDGLDAKVDHLSGIVGGLHVQVEKLSKKKYDDENFQVGDEQPDMLEKKVIGELEEEGSNMVDKDEATKFAGVCTTRAKRTRKTNPKYD
- the LOC132061523 gene encoding uncharacterized protein LOC132061523, coding for MIWGTPEHIRADYRYEIEKANEDSFTALEVQDDKLLYFFVAYGPCIRGFKNIRNVLAVDETFLTGQFGGVMLIAMPNTNELSIISDRNASIKKAIATVYDQAHHGVCTRHLGENIRTNYHVGSSILGLYYDASNAYRVEEFNEYLEEIRRKGYGNVVEYLKNDVGFERWSRVHFPRRRYDVMTSNIAESVNARLVIEREYPIITLFNAIQRMLCRWFHERRGPTLCTSNYLALTTNTLVRETRREIIDKLSVQQLHVNEFIVQGYGQDARVNINDKTCSCRVWDLQQLPCAHALAALRAQRLPDYGERVYNLCSPYYSAEFHRLAYSEIINPVPP